A genomic region of Mitsuaria sp. 7 contains the following coding sequences:
- a CDS encoding ChrR family anti-sigma-E factor — protein MSRIPLPSPTMLPPLAIRHHPADELLLSLVSGALPIGLRLVTDTHLELCPACRERVAMLRALGGVVLEEQPEAAMHEDALARTLARIDQLEHSERAQRAAGTWLPRKVPAPPPLPAGALWPKALEGCSATRWRWIGPGMRWSRVTVPDAPEANVFLLRIGAGKYLPQHTHRGTELTQIIYGRFHDGRALFGPGDFDLADGDVHHQPVVQDGCECICVAAVEGRLHFDGLIARWFGSLVGM, from the coding sequence ATGTCCAGAATCCCGCTGCCCTCCCCGACCATGCTGCCGCCCCTCGCCATCCGCCACCACCCCGCCGACGAGCTGCTGCTGTCGCTCGTCAGCGGCGCGCTGCCGATCGGCCTGCGGCTGGTGACGGACACCCACCTGGAGCTGTGCCCGGCCTGCCGCGAGCGCGTGGCGATGCTGCGCGCGCTGGGCGGCGTGGTGCTGGAGGAACAACCCGAGGCGGCGATGCACGAGGACGCGCTGGCGCGGACCTTGGCCCGCATCGACCAGCTGGAGCACTCCGAAAGAGCCCAGAGAGCCGCCGGCACATGGCTGCCTCGCAAGGTGCCGGCCCCGCCGCCGCTGCCGGCCGGTGCGCTGTGGCCGAAGGCCTTGGAAGGCTGCAGCGCGACGCGCTGGCGGTGGATAGGCCCGGGCATGCGCTGGAGCCGCGTGACCGTGCCGGACGCGCCGGAGGCCAACGTCTTCCTGCTGCGCATCGGTGCCGGCAAGTACCTGCCGCAGCACACGCACCGCGGCACCGAGCTGACGCAGATCATCTATGGCCGTTTCCACGACGGCCGCGCGCTGTTCGGGCCGGGCGACTTCGACCTCGCCGACGGCGACGTCCACCATCAGCCGGTGGTGCAGGACGGCTGTGAGTGCATCTGCGTGGCGGCCGTCGAAGGCCGGCTGCATTTCGACGGGCTCATCGCCCGTTGGTTCGGATCGCTCGTCGGGATGTAG
- a CDS encoding sigma-70 family RNA polymerase sigma factor — protein MKIVPIDPDRSASPTPAGDDWPALMHRVAELRDREAFGQLFSHFAPRVKSYLIRTGSTDGAAEDLAQDALVMVWRKAALYDSAQAAVSTWIFTIARRLRIDAARRHQLDGAGDECFEFDRLEADQPGVAEHADATRLSRRVREALNRLPPEQAQVLRLSFYDDEPHARIAAELGLPLGTVKSRIRLAVAHLRRLIDL, from the coding sequence TTGAAGATCGTCCCGATCGATCCCGACCGCAGCGCGTCGCCGACCCCGGCCGGGGACGACTGGCCGGCGCTGATGCACCGCGTGGCCGAGCTGCGGGACCGGGAGGCGTTCGGACAGCTGTTCTCGCACTTCGCCCCGCGGGTGAAGAGCTACCTGATCCGCACCGGCAGCACGGACGGCGCCGCCGAGGACCTGGCGCAGGACGCGCTGGTGATGGTCTGGCGCAAGGCGGCGCTCTACGATTCCGCGCAGGCGGCGGTGTCGACCTGGATCTTCACCATCGCCCGCCGCCTGCGCATCGACGCCGCGCGGCGCCACCAGCTGGACGGCGCCGGCGACGAGTGTTTCGAATTCGACCGGCTCGAGGCCGACCAGCCCGGCGTCGCCGAACACGCCGACGCGACGCGCCTGTCCCGCCGTGTGCGCGAGGCGCTCAACCGGCTCCCGCCCGAGCAGGCCCAGGTCTTGCGCCTGTCCTTCTACGACGACGAACCGCATGCCCGCATCGCGGCCGAGCTCGGCCTGCCGCTGGGCACCGTCAAGTCGCGCATCCGGCTGGCCGTGGCGCACCTGCGCCGGCTGATCGATCTGTGA